Proteins from a single region of Campylobacter sp. RM16704:
- the atpA gene encoding F0F1 ATP synthase subunit alpha, with product MKFKADEISSIIKERIEKFDFNLEIEETGKIISIADGVAKVYGLKNAMAGEMVEFENGEKGMVLNLEESSVGIVILGKGFGLKEGSSVKRLKKLLKVPVGDALIGRVVNALGEPIDAKGVIEASEYRFVEEKAKGIMARKSVHEPLHTGIKAIDALVPIGRGQRELIIGDRQTGKTTVAIDTIISQKGKDVICIYVAIGQKQSTVAQVVKKLEEYGAMDYSIVVNAGASDPAALQYLAPYTGVTMGEYFRDNSRHALIVYDDLSKHAVAYREMSLILRRPPGREAYPGDVFYLHSRLLERASKLNDELGAGSLTALPIIETQAGDVSAYIPTNVISITDGQIFLETDLFNSGIRPAINVGLSVSRVGGAAQIKATKQVSGTLRLDLAQYRELQAFAQFASDLDEASRKQLERGQRMVEVLKQPPYSPLSAENQIVMIYAGTKGYLDDIAVSKISEFEVALYPFIEAKYPEIFEQIRTKKALDKDLEEKLAKALSEFKANHI from the coding sequence ATGAAATTTAAAGCAGATGAAATTAGTTCTATTATAAAAGAAAGAATTGAAAAATTTGACTTTAATCTTGAAATAGAAGAAACTGGTAAAATTATTTCGATTGCTGATGGTGTTGCTAAGGTATATGGTCTTAAAAATGCTATGGCTGGGGAAATGGTTGAATTTGAAAATGGTGAAAAGGGAATGGTTCTTAACCTTGAAGAATCTAGCGTGGGTATTGTTATCTTAGGAAAAGGATTTGGTTTAAAAGAAGGAAGCTCTGTAAAAAGACTAAAAAAACTTTTAAAAGTTCCTGTTGGTGACGCATTAATAGGTCGCGTAGTAAATGCATTGGGTGAACCTATTGATGCTAAGGGTGTAATTGAAGCAAGTGAATATCGTTTTGTAGAGGAAAAAGCAAAAGGTATTATGGCTAGAAAAAGTGTTCATGAGCCACTACACACAGGTATTAAAGCAATTGATGCTTTAGTTCCAATTGGTAGGGGTCAAAGAGAATTAATTATTGGAGATAGACAAACAGGTAAAACGACTGTTGCTATAGATACTATTATTAGTCAAAAAGGAAAAGATGTTATTTGTATTTATGTTGCAATTGGTCAAAAACAAAGCACGGTTGCTCAAGTGGTAAAAAAACTTGAAGAATATGGTGCAATGGATTATAGTATAGTTGTGAATGCAGGTGCTTCTGATCCTGCTGCTTTACAATATCTTGCTCCTTATACTGGAGTTACTATGGGTGAATATTTTAGAGATAATTCAAGACATGCTTTAATTGTTTATGATGATTTGAGTAAGCATGCTGTTGCCTATCGTGAAATGTCATTAATTTTACGTCGTCCACCAGGTCGCGAAGCTTATCCAGGAGATGTATTTTATTTACACTCAAGATTGCTTGAAAGAGCAAGTAAATTAAATGATGAATTAGGAGCAGGTAGTTTAACAGCTTTGCCTATTATTGAAACTCAAGCAGGAGATGTTTCAGCATATATTCCAACTAATGTTATTTCAATCACCGATGGTCAAATTTTCTTAGAAACTGATTTATTTAATTCAGGTATACGTCCAGCGATTAATGTGGGTCTTTCTGTATCTCGTGTTGGCGGTGCTGCTCAAATTAAAGCTACTAAACAAGTTTCAGGTACTTTAAGGCTTGATTTGGCTCAATATAGAGAATTACAAGCTTTTGCTCAATTTGCAAGTGATTTGGATGAGGCTAGTAGAAAGCAACTTGAACGTGGTCAAAGAATGGTTGAGGTATTAAAACAACCTCCATATTCTCCGCTTTCAGCAGAAAATCAGATTGTTATGATTTATGCAGGTACTAAGGGATATTTAGATGATATTGCTGTTTCAAAAATTAGTGAATTTGAAGTGGCGTTGTATCCATTTATTGAAGCTAAATATCCAGAAATTTTTGAGCAAATTAGAACGAAAAAGGCTTTAGATAAAGATTTGGAAGAAAAACTAGCTAAAGCATTGAGTGAGTTTAAAGCAAACCATATATAA
- the atpC gene encoding ATP synthase F1 subunit epsilon, translating into MKDLVSLEIITPLGMIYQGEIKLVVLPGSEGEFGVLRGHASLVSSLKAGIIDIEKSDSTHELIAIDSGHAKISETKVSVLAKGAVWVGGNSDNEIAQKLEEAKKLIKSMSSDSVALASTFAKLDSSVRQR; encoded by the coding sequence ATGAAAGATTTAGTATCTTTAGAAATTATTACTCCTCTTGGTATGATTTATCAAGGAGAAATAAAATTAGTTGTTTTGCCTGGAAGTGAAGGAGAATTTGGAGTTTTAAGAGGTCATGCTTCTTTAGTATCTTCACTTAAAGCCGGAATTATCGATATAGAAAAGTCGGATTCAACGCATGAGTTGATTGCTATTGATTCAGGTCATGCTAAAATTTCTGAAACAAAAGTAAGTGTTTTAGCTAAAGGTGCTGTTTGGGTTGGTGGAAATAGTGATAATGAAATTGCTCAAAAACTAGAAGAGGCAAAAAAATTAATTAAGTCAATGAGTAGCGATAGTGTAGCTTTAGCTTCTACTTTCGCTAAATTAGATAGTAGTGTAAGGCAAAGATAG
- a CDS encoding FoF1 ATP synthase subunit B': protein MFNDVHFSIMIATGIIFLLLIAVLNSMLYKPLIKFMDSRDLTIKNDEERMKKNSDDISNVEIELEKIHIQTRDEINQIKLKAIEEAKIKQEKELSARKKELEEQMIVFLKSLKEKEKELKEEMSLKMPEFKQSFKQSLNRI from the coding sequence ATGTTTAATGATGTACATTTTTCCATCATGATAGCTACAGGCATAATTTTTTTGCTTTTGATAGCAGTTTTAAATTCTATGCTTTATAAGCCTTTAATTAAATTTATGGATTCTAGAGATTTAACTATTAAAAATGATGAAGAGAGAATGAAAAAAAATTCTGATGATATTTCAAATGTTGAAATTGAATTAGAAAAAATTCATATCCAAACAAGAGATGAAATTAATCAAATCAAATTAAAAGCAATAGAAGAAGCTAAAATAAAGCAAGAAAAAGAGCTTTCAGCAAGAAAAAAAGAATTAGAAGAACAAATGATTGTATTTTTAAAAAGTCTTAAAGAGAAAGAAAAAGAGTTAAAAGAAGAAATGAGTTTAAAAATGCCAGAATTTAAACAAAGTTTTAAACAAAGCCTGAATAGAATTTAA
- the pal gene encoding peptidoglycan-associated lipoprotein Pal: MKKIIFASITAFAVIISGCATKNTSVSSSSSVDSSKGSGGSDRFENLESLNSIANVYFDFDKFDVRKDMQKVIANNAEILKKEATNATIVVEGNCDEWGTDEYNQALGLKRAKAVKESLIAQGVSADKISIKSYGETNPVCTERTKNCDAQNRRAEFKLLK, translated from the coding sequence ATGAAAAAAATCATTTTTGCTTCAATAACTGCATTTGCTGTTATTATTAGTGGTTGTGCTACAAAAAATACTAGTGTGAGTAGCTCAAGTAGTGTCGATAGTTCAAAAGGAAGTGGTGGATCAGATAGATTTGAAAATCTTGAATCTTTAAACTCAATTGCTAATGTTTATTTTGACTTTGATAAATTCGATGTTAGAAAAGATATGCAAAAAGTTATTGCTAACAATGCTGAAATATTAAAAAAAGAAGCTACAAATGCTACAATTGTAGTCGAGGGAAACTGTGATGAATGGGGAACTGATGAATATAATCAAGCTCTAGGTTTAAAAAGAGCAAAAGCGGTTAAAGAATCTTTAATAGCTCAGGGTGTTAGTGCAGATAAAATTAGCATAAAAAGTTATGGTGAAACTAATCCTGTATGTACAGAAAGAACAAAAAATTGTGATGCACAGAATCGTCGTGCAGAATTTAAATTGTTAAAATAA
- the atpG gene encoding ATP synthase F1 subunit gamma, producing the protein MSNLKEIKRKIKSVHNTQKTTNAMKLVSTAKLRKAEEAAKKSKIFAQKIDEVLSEIAFKINQYSDIDDKLLFFRKKENIEKMDIIFITADKGLCGGFNIKTIKTVNEMLEECKAKKIKVRLRAIGKTGIEYFNFQNIEILEKYLDTSSSPDYEKACSIIQSAVDDFTNEVTDKIVIVHNGYKNMISQEMRINELLPVQAIASKEEQNSQSLMDLEPEDEEILSDLLKTYFEYNMYFSLVDSLAAEHSARMQAMDNATNNAKARVRQLNLAYNKARQESITTELIEIISGVESMK; encoded by the coding sequence ATGTCTAATTTAAAAGAAATTAAAAGAAAAATCAAAAGTGTTCATAATACACAAAAGACAACCAATGCAATGAAGCTTGTTTCTACTGCTAAACTTAGAAAGGCAGAGGAGGCAGCAAAAAAATCAAAAATTTTTGCTCAAAAAATTGATGAAGTTTTGTCAGAAATTGCATTTAAAATTAATCAGTATAGTGATATTGATGATAAGCTTCTTTTTTTTAGAAAAAAAGAAAATATAGAAAAAATGGATATAATATTTATTACCGCTGATAAAGGTTTATGTGGTGGTTTTAATATAAAAACCATTAAAACAGTTAATGAAATGCTCGAAGAGTGTAAAGCTAAAAAAATTAAGGTAAGATTAAGAGCTATTGGAAAGACTGGCATAGAGTATTTTAATTTTCAAAATATTGAAATTTTAGAAAAATACTTAGATACTAGTTCAAGTCCAGATTATGAAAAAGCTTGCTCAATAATTCAAAGTGCGGTTGATGATTTTACAAACGAAGTTACAGATAAAATTGTAATTGTGCATAATGGATATAAAAATATGATTTCTCAAGAAATGCGTATAAATGAGTTATTACCAGTACAAGCTATTGCAAGTAAAGAAGAGCAAAATTCTCAATCTTTAATGGATTTAGAACCTGAAGATGAAGAAATTTTAAGTGATTTGTTAAAAACTTATTTTGAATATAATATGTATTTTTCTTTGGTTGATTCTTTAGCGGCTGAGCATAGTGCGAGAATGCAAGCTATGGATAACGCAACTAATAATGCAAAAGCTAGAGTAAGACAGCTTAATTTGGCTTATAATAAGGCTAGACAAGAATCTATTACAACGGAATTGATAGAAATTATCAGTGGCGTTGAGTCAATGAAATAA
- a CDS encoding Tol-Pal system subunit TolA, producing the protein MEENSKYNIKAFIYAILIYFFVVFLVFFKLVEYKTKIIEYTDDPNSFINIELGDNVNKNQVNIEQEIQKDNLQNLFEENILQKYTTNKSVNTQDIEQQASVFNELFGKIEDYQEEKTTKVQSSMPSKKPIFAQREKINDFSKQLNENLQINQELGQSVIEQKIGVYDQFLGAVRKYLEDRWRIYNPSGNLSIDVEFVIDNNGYFYLLSATSTYSDNFDKKAKEFLQNLEGKYITLPPNGKMKKIKMQLSDVIEFETEK; encoded by the coding sequence ATGGAAGAAAATTCTAAATACAATATAAAAGCTTTTATTTATGCGATTTTAATTTATTTTTTTGTTGTTTTTTTGGTATTTTTTAAATTGGTTGAATATAAAACTAAAATTATTGAATACACAGATGACCCTAATAGTTTTATTAATATTGAACTTGGAGATAATGTTAATAAAAACCAAGTTAATATAGAGCAAGAAATTCAAAAAGATAATTTACAAAATTTATTTGAAGAAAATATATTACAAAAATATACTACAAATAAAAGTGTAAATACTCAAGATATAGAGCAACAAGCTAGTGTTTTTAATGAATTATTTGGAAAAATAGAAGATTATCAAGAGGAAAAAACCACAAAAGTGCAATCTTCTATGCCATCAAAAAAACCTATTTTTGCACAAAGAGAAAAAATCAATGATTTTTCAAAACAGCTAAATGAAAATTTACAAATTAATCAAGAATTAGGGCAATCTGTTATAGAGCAAAAAATTGGCGTTTATGATCAATTTTTAGGAGCTGTTAGAAAGTATCTTGAAGATAGATGGAGAATTTATAATCCTAGTGGAAATTTAAGTATAGATGTAGAATTTGTGATTGACAACAATGGTTATTTTTATTTGTTAAGTGCCACTAGTACATATAGTGATAATTTTGATAAAAAAGCAAAAGAATTTTTACAAAATTTAGAAGGAAAGTATATAACTTTACCTCCAAATGGTAAAATGAAAAAAATAAAAATGCAACTTAGTGATGTAATTGAATTTGAAACGGAGAAATGA
- a CDS encoding ExbD/TolR family protein: MFLEDKPELNITPLVDIMLVLLAILMVTAPSITYEEKVQLPHGSQKTSSAPNIKSLIVTINAKKEIFVGKNKFDFVSFADNMNALKAQYNIQETVFIRADKNLKYDDVMSVLRTMKYLGFQKVALQTE; the protein is encoded by the coding sequence ATGTTTTTAGAGGATAAGCCTGAATTAAATATTACACCTTTAGTAGATATTATGTTGGTTTTGTTAGCTATTTTGATGGTTACTGCACCAAGTATTACCTATGAAGAAAAAGTACAACTTCCTCATGGTTCACAAAAAACTTCTAGTGCTCCAAATATTAAGAGTTTAATTGTAACAATTAATGCTAAAAAGGAAATTTTTGTAGGAAAAAATAAGTTCGATTTTGTAAGTTTTGCAGATAATATGAATGCTTTAAAAGCCCAATATAATATTCAGGAAACAGTTTTTATAAGGGCAGATAAAAATTTAAAATATGATGATGTGATGAGTGTTCTAAGAACAATGAAATATTTGGGCTTTCAAAAAGTTGCTTTGCAAACTGAGTAG
- a CDS encoding F0F1 ATP synthase subunit delta: MNSVIAKTYAKAILERDDFDFFYNHLIQLSSAYNSEKFVSILNSYEIKQEKKLEFLLSLLDNTSEPFKNFLTLIITNSREMLIPDIVKELNEQKALKENMFLGQVYSKEVLNQEEIKNLEVKLSQKFNANIRLDSKISDNDGVKVSLDGLGYEISFSMKNLKAKMNEYILKAI; encoded by the coding sequence ATGAATAGTGTTATTGCGAAAACTTATGCTAAAGCTATACTAGAAAGAGATGATTTTGATTTTTTTTATAATCATTTAATACAGCTTAGCTCTGCATATAATTCTGAAAAATTTGTAAGTATTTTAAATTCATATGAAATAAAGCAAGAAAAAAAATTGGAATTTTTACTTTCTTTGTTAGATAATACTAGTGAACCTTTTAAAAATTTTCTTACTTTGATTATAACTAATAGCAGAGAAATGTTGATTCCAGATATAGTTAAAGAATTAAATGAACAAAAAGCACTAAAAGAAAATATGTTTTTGGGACAAGTTTATTCAAAAGAAGTATTAAATCAAGAAGAAATTAAGAATTTAGAAGTAAAACTTAGTCAAAAGTTTAATGCAAATATTAGATTAGATAGTAAAATAAGTGATAATGATGGTGTAAAAGTTAGCTTAGATGGACTTGGATATGAAATTTCATTTTCAATGAAAAATTTAAAAGCTAAAATGAATGAATATATATTAAAAGCAATTTAA
- a CDS encoding MotA/TolQ/ExbB proton channel family protein: MDFQAIFHFFESTSLITYIVLAWLSVYFILSFSILFSRLILINKWIQNENQALKALMQGEKDLSQSTSILKKCKEIDETKMNIYKNSVEKKATIGLTWLSIIASTSPFIGLFGTVISILETFGGLEMQNSLSIIAPKISEALIATGCGILVAIPAYSFHLAIKRKAYELINILDSEIKLLISNSFTKV, translated from the coding sequence GTGGATTTTCAAGCTATTTTTCATTTTTTTGAAAGTACAAGTTTAATTACATATATAGTTTTAGCTTGGCTTTCTGTATATTTTATACTTAGTTTTAGTATTTTGTTTTCAAGATTAATACTTATTAATAAATGGATACAAAATGAAAATCAAGCCTTAAAAGCTTTGATGCAAGGTGAGAAAGATTTAAGTCAAAGTACATCCATTTTAAAAAAATGTAAAGAAATTGATGAAACTAAAATGAATATCTATAAAAATTCAGTAGAAAAAAAAGCGACTATAGGACTTACTTGGTTGAGTATCATAGCTTCTACTTCGCCTTTTATAGGTCTTTTTGGAACAGTTATTTCTATTCTTGAAACTTTTGGTGGTTTGGAAATGCAAAATTCATTAAGTATTATTGCACCTAAAATTAGCGAGGCTTTGATTGCAACAGGATGCGGAATTTTAGTTGCTATTCCAGCTTATAGTTTTCACTTAGCCATTAAAAGAAAGGCTTATGAACTAATTAATATTTTAGATAGTGAAATTAAATTATTGATTAGTAATAGTTTTACAAAGGTATAA
- a CDS encoding F0F1 ATP synthase subunit B — MRNFLILAFPFYAFAASNGNGEYDIIPRAINFILFAAILYYFIATPLKNFYKGRIAKISSKMNEIQEKLIASKNHKLEMMKKLDLAKQDAANAVALARKEAEIIADKIDSETKMELKALEKTYEEHKEYETRRMEKEVIQIVLEEIFEDKDLQLQQKEILNIMMKKVS; from the coding sequence ATGAGAAATTTTTTAATATTAGCATTTCCTTTTTATGCTTTTGCAGCTAGCAATGGAAATGGGGAATATGATATAATCCCAAGAGCAATTAATTTTATATTATTTGCTGCAATTTTATACTATTTTATTGCTACTCCTTTGAAAAATTTTTACAAAGGAAGAATTGCCAAAATCTCTTCTAAAATGAATGAAATTCAAGAAAAACTTATTGCAAGTAAAAATCATAAATTAGAAATGATGAAAAAACTTGATCTTGCAAAACAAGATGCTGCAAATGCAGTTGCACTTGCAAGAAAAGAAGCTGAAATTATAGCAGATAAAATTGATAGTGAAACAAAAATGGAGCTTAAAGCTTTGGAAAAAACATACGAAGAACATAAAGAGTACGAAACAAGAAGAATGGAAAAAGAGGTTATTCAAATAGTGTTGGAAGAAATTTTTGAGGATAAAGATTTGCAACTACAACAAAAAGAAATTTTAAATATTATGATGAAAAAGGTATCTTAA
- the atpD gene encoding F0F1 ATP synthase subunit beta, translated as MQGFISQVLGPVVDVEFKDYLPQINEAIIVNYELEGKEYKLVLEVAAHLGDNKVRTIAMDMTDGLVRGLKVEATGSPISIPVGEKVLGRIFNVTGDLIDEGENIDFDKRWSIHRDPPPFEEQSTKSEIFETGIKVVDLLAPYAKGGKVGLFGGAGVGKTVIIMELIHNVAFKHSGYSVFAGVGERTREGNDLYNEMKESNVLDKVALCYGQMNEPPGARNRIALTGLTMAEYFRDEMGLDVLMFIDNIFRFSQSGSEMSALLGRIPSAVGYQPTLASEMGRFQERITSTKKGSITSVQAVYVPADDLTDPAPATVFAHLDATTVLNRAIAEKGIYPAVDPLDSTSRMLDPQIIGEEHYKVARGVQSVLQKYKDLQDIIAILGMDELSEEDKLIVERARKIEKFLSQPFFVAEVFTGSPGKYISLEETIAGFKGILEGKYDDLPENAFYMVGNIDEVIAKAETLKEVSRKEVCLDNCKVDKAKKG; from the coding sequence ATGCAAGGTTTTATTTCTCAAGTTTTAGGACCAGTTGTTGATGTGGAATTTAAAGACTATCTTCCACAAATTAATGAAGCAATTATTGTAAATTATGAATTAGAAGGCAAAGAATATAAATTAGTCCTTGAAGTAGCAGCACATTTAGGTGATAATAAAGTAAGAACTATTGCTATGGATATGACTGATGGGCTTGTAAGAGGTTTAAAAGTTGAAGCTACCGGTAGTCCAATAAGTATTCCAGTAGGTGAAAAAGTACTAGGTAGAATTTTTAATGTAACTGGTGATTTGATAGATGAGGGCGAGAATATAGATTTTGATAAAAGATGGTCTATACATAGAGATCCTCCTCCGTTTGAAGAGCAAAGCACTAAAAGCGAAATTTTTGAAACAGGTATTAAAGTAGTCGATTTATTAGCACCTTATGCTAAAGGTGGTAAAGTAGGTTTATTTGGTGGTGCTGGTGTTGGTAAAACAGTTATTATAATGGAGCTTATACACAATGTTGCTTTTAAACATAGTGGATATTCTGTTTTTGCTGGTGTTGGTGAAAGAACACGTGAGGGCAATGACCTTTATAATGAAATGAAAGAAAGCAATGTTTTAGATAAAGTTGCACTATGTTATGGACAAATGAATGAGCCACCAGGGGCAAGAAATCGTATAGCTTTAACTGGTCTTACTATGGCTGAATATTTTAGAGATGAAATGGGCCTAGATGTGCTTATGTTTATTGATAATATCTTTAGATTTTCTCAATCAGGATCTGAAATGTCAGCACTTTTAGGTAGAATTCCATCGGCTGTTGGATATCAACCAACTTTAGCAAGCGAGATGGGAAGATTCCAAGAAAGAATTACTTCTACTAAAAAAGGTTCTATTACTTCAGTTCAAGCAGTTTATGTTCCAGCTGATGATTTAACAGACCCTGCTCCAGCAACTGTTTTTGCTCACTTAGATGCCACTACTGTTTTAAATAGAGCTATAGCAGAAAAAGGAATTTACCCAGCTGTTGATCCACTTGATTCTACTTCAAGAATGTTAGATCCTCAAATTATAGGTGAAGAACATTATAAAGTAGCTCGTGGGGTTCAATCGGTTCTTCAAAAATATAAAGATTTACAAGATATAATAGCTATTTTAGGTATGGATGAACTAAGCGAAGAAGATAAGTTGATTGTTGAGAGAGCTAGAAAAATAGAAAAATTTTTATCTCAACCATTCTTTGTAGCTGAAGTATTTACAGGAAGTCCTGGAAAATATATTTCTCTTGAAGAAACGATAGCAGGATTTAAAGGTATTTTAGAAGGTAAATATGATGATTTACCAGAAAATGCTTTTTATATGGTTGGTAATATAGATGAAGTTATAGCAAAAGCTGAAACACTTAAAGAAGTAAGCAGAAAAGAAGTTTGCTTAGATAATTGCAAAGTGGATAAAGCTAAAAAAGGTTAA
- a CDS encoding ParB/RepB/Spo0J family partition protein, with amino-acid sequence MAKKSALGRGLSSILADIDKVYEKELGSSENRIEEIDIELISPNPYQPRKNFDKQALEELAGSIKEYGLIQPIVVLKKDEFSYILIAGERRFRACKFLKKDQIKAIVLNVDDKKLRELALIENIQRENLNPIELAHSYKELLEIHNITQEKLADLIHKSRSQIANTLRLLNLNEQTQNFIIEGKISQGHAKVLVGLEKENEKMIVDTIIGQKLNVRDTEKLIKNFKNKKIEKNSGRKYQSMIKLEEKLNTLEFKTQVKNLKLTIDFMNEDEVAKFIKILD; translated from the coding sequence AGGTTTATGAAAAAGAATTAGGATCTAGTGAAAATAGAATAGAAGAAATTGACATAGAATTAATCAGCCCAAATCCTTATCAACCAAGAAAAAATTTTGATAAACAAGCTTTAGAAGAATTGGCAGGCTCTATAAAAGAATACGGCTTAATTCAACCTATAGTAGTTTTAAAAAAAGATGAGTTTAGTTATATTTTAATAGCAGGTGAAAGAAGATTTAGAGCGTGTAAATTTTTAAAAAAAGACCAAATTAAAGCTATAGTTTTAAATGTTGATGATAAAAAGCTTAGAGAATTGGCCTTAATAGAAAACATTCAAAGAGAAAACTTAAATCCTATAGAATTGGCACACTCATACAAGGAATTATTAGAAATTCATAATATTACTCAAGAAAAATTAGCAGATCTTATTCATAAATCAAGATCACAGATTGCTAACACACTAAGACTTCTAAATTTAAACGAGCAGACACAGAATTTTATTATAGAAGGCAAAATTTCTCAAGGACATGCAAAGGTTTTAGTAGGTCTTGAAAAAGAAAATGAAAAAATGATAGTAGATACCATTATAGGTCAAAAACTTAATGTTAGAGATACAGAAAAGTTAATTAAAAATTTTAAAAATAAAAAAATAGAAAAAAATAGTGGTAGAAAATATCAATCAATGATCAAATTAGAAGAAAAGTTAAATACTTTAGAATTTAAAACGCAGGTTAAAAATTTAAAATTAACCATTGATTTTATGAATGAAGATGAGGTGGCAAAATTTATAAAAATACTAGATTAA
- the tolB gene encoding Tol-Pal system protein TolB — translation MKKIMAILFFCSILFGQDATISVVNKGMQLPKIYIKDQSKLSDLDLKKSFYNMLINDIKVGSNFELSQDEKQSDYIFSYNLNKNGKILDIDVEILVANEIKTSFYEQILSVEEYPFLAHKSIVQMNKKLGFAPIDWMDHKILIARTQGSKQSDILLADYTLTYQKILISKGLNLFPKWANKEQNAFYFTAYEGEIPTLYKYSMKNKNISKIISSEGMIVASDVSDDAKKILLTMAPKDQPDIYLYDIDTKSLTQLTNYKGIDVNGNFVDDDKNVVFVSDRLGYPNIFMQNLDSNLTEQVVFHGKNNSSVSTYKHYMVYSSRETNQRGVFNLYLMSTQSDYIRQLTANGKNLFPRFSIDGESVVFIKYLGSQSALGIIRINANKAFHYGLKIGKIQSIDW, via the coding sequence ATGAAAAAAATAATGGCAATTTTATTTTTTTGTTCAATATTATTTGGACAAGATGCAACAATTTCTGTTGTAAATAAAGGTATGCAATTACCTAAAATTTACATTAAAGATCAATCTAAGCTCAGTGATTTAGATCTTAAGAAAAGTTTTTATAATATGCTTATTAATGACATAAAAGTAGGTTCAAATTTTGAATTAAGTCAAGACGAAAAACAAAGTGATTATATTTTTTCTTATAATTTAAATAAAAATGGAAAGATTTTAGATATTGATGTAGAAATTCTAGTAGCAAACGAAATTAAAACAAGTTTTTATGAACAAATTCTTTCTGTTGAGGAATATCCATTTTTAGCACATAAGAGTATTGTTCAAATGAATAAAAAATTAGGTTTTGCTCCAATTGATTGGATGGATCATAAAATTTTAATAGCAAGAACCCAAGGTAGCAAACAAAGTGATATTTTGTTAGCTGATTATACTTTAACTTATCAAAAAATATTAATTTCAAAAGGACTAAATTTATTTCCAAAATGGGCCAATAAAGAACAAAATGCTTTTTATTTTACAGCCTATGAGGGTGAAATTCCTACTTTGTATAAATATAGTATGAAAAATAAGAATATTTCAAAAATTATTTCAAGTGAGGGTATGATAGTTGCTTCTGATGTAAGTGACGATGCTAAAAAAATATTGCTTACTATGGCACCTAAAGACCAGCCAGATATTTATTTATATGATATAGATACAAAAAGTCTTACACAACTTACAAATTATAAGGGTATTGATGTGAATGGTAATTTTGTTGATGATGATAAAAATGTAGTTTTTGTATCTGATCGTTTGGGTTACCCAAATATTTTTATGCAAAATTTAGATTCTAATTTAACAGAACAAGTAGTATTTCATGGTAAAAACAACTCTTCAGTTTCTACTTATAAACATTATATGGTATATTCTAGCAGAGAAACAAATCAAAGAGGAGTTTTTAATCTTTATTTAATGTCTACACAAAGTGATTATATTAGACAACTTACTGCCAATGGAAAAAATCTCTTTCCAAGATTTTCTATTGATGGAGAAAGTGTAGTTTTTATCAAATATTTAGGTTCACAAAGTGCTTTAGGTATTATTAGAATTAATGCAAATAAAGCATTCCATTATGGCCTAAAAATTGGAAAAATTCAATCAATTGATTGGTAA